In Pseudomonadales bacterium, a single window of DNA contains:
- a CDS encoding Gfo/Idh/MocA family oxidoreductase, which produces MTSHQSIRTAVVGVGYLGKFHAEKYASITGSHLVGVVDPNLEQAKAVAAQHGVKAFDDYHALLGQVDAVSIVTPTTLHHGIAKAFLNQGVHVLVEKPITVSIEDAQDLVTIAKAKDLILQVGHLERFNAAMLDLDQVLTEPKFIETHRLAPYKPRATDVDVILDLMIHDIDIILATVRSELIDIAVSGTSVLSSATDIANARLTFANGCVANVTASRISLKTERKMRIFQTNAYISIDFQNRIFSYHRKGEGEMFPGVPNIDSKETIYEDGDALLAEITDFIDCVRQHRQPLVSGEAGLRALQTATQIREKLQLNNP; this is translated from the coding sequence ATGACGAGTCACCAATCCATTCGCACCGCTGTCGTGGGTGTAGGCTACCTGGGCAAATTCCACGCTGAAAAATATGCCTCCATTACTGGTAGCCATCTGGTTGGGGTGGTCGATCCTAACCTAGAGCAAGCCAAGGCAGTAGCCGCCCAGCATGGCGTAAAGGCTTTTGATGATTATCACGCTTTATTGGGCCAAGTCGACGCAGTCAGCATAGTGACACCCACTACCTTGCATCATGGCATTGCCAAAGCATTCCTCAATCAGGGCGTGCATGTTTTAGTAGAAAAACCGATCACGGTCAGTATTGAAGATGCCCAGGATTTAGTCACCATTGCCAAGGCCAAAGACTTGATTCTCCAGGTCGGCCACTTGGAAAGATTTAACGCGGCTATGCTCGATCTGGATCAAGTGCTGACCGAACCAAAGTTTATCGAAACCCATCGACTCGCGCCCTATAAACCCCGGGCAACCGATGTGGATGTCATCCTCGACCTGATGATTCACGACATTGATATCATTCTGGCGACAGTACGCTCCGAGTTGATTGATATCGCGGTCAGCGGCACCAGTGTGCTATCCAGCGCAACGGATATTGCCAATGCTCGCCTAACCTTTGCTAACGGCTGTGTCGCGAATGTTACCGCCAGTCGTATCAGTTTAAAGACTGAGCGCAAAATGCGGATATTCCAAACTAACGCCTATATCTCCATCGATTTTCAAAATCGAATCTTTAGCTACCACCGTAAGGGCGAGGGGGAAATGTTCCCTGGCGTCCCTAACATCGACAGCAAGGAAACTATTTACGAGGATGGCGATGCCCTGTTAGCCGAAATCACCGACTTCATCGACTGCGTTCGTCAGCATCGGCAACCTTTGGTGTCCGGCGAAGCGGGACTGAGAGCACTGCAAACAGCAACCCAAATTAGAGAAAAACTTCAGCTTAATAACCCATAG